In one window of Rhodanobacter sp. FDAARGOS 1247 DNA:
- a CDS encoding DUF535 family protein, which yields MRIEQISRTTRLWMEAVRSRWSLRQASGDGRWQLALHMTSWLRLCIRQTQWLRSLHAREAMWRAAQADPRLFERWHRPYISTHFNAAARRRIVNAHYDFVMRRFPAWLAERIVLGGGARLTTLRLEDAADVHLHLRKPSRADAGELSLLLLSDDKDVLASCILTFDRRDSVTIGALRGAGPHAPFEATREFIRGSHGLHPKDLLMSLVRELAALHGLKRIRAVTAAACVGQSGADADGADVEAAASGDAFWEAQGGVSAGAGCHALPLSLIPAPCAEGPRSRREKQQRSEAFRREAGDAFAAALRRSTGAQPAAAETADPREGAATPAQRFRGGEKHPAASAGLLAAGP from the coding sequence ATGCGCATCGAACAAATCAGCAGGACGACCCGCTTGTGGATGGAGGCCGTGCGCAGTCGCTGGTCGCTGCGCCAGGCCTCCGGTGACGGACGCTGGCAGCTGGCCCTGCACATGACCAGCTGGCTGCGGCTGTGCATCCGCCAGACGCAGTGGCTGCGTTCGCTGCATGCGCGCGAGGCGATGTGGCGGGCGGCCCAGGCCGATCCGCGGCTTTTCGAGCGCTGGCACCGGCCCTACATCTCGACGCACTTCAACGCCGCCGCGCGCCGTCGCATCGTCAATGCGCACTACGATTTCGTGATGCGACGCTTTCCCGCATGGCTGGCCGAACGCATCGTGCTGGGTGGTGGCGCGCGCCTGACCACGCTGCGGCTGGAGGATGCGGCCGACGTGCACCTGCACCTGCGCAAGCCTTCGCGCGCCGACGCGGGCGAGCTGAGCCTGTTGCTGCTCAGCGACGACAAGGACGTGCTGGCCTCATGCATCCTGACCTTCGATCGGCGCGACAGCGTCACCATCGGGGCGTTGCGGGGCGCGGGCCCGCATGCGCCGTTCGAGGCGACGCGGGAATTCATCCGGGGCAGCCACGGCTTGCATCCGAAGGACCTGCTGATGTCGCTGGTGCGCGAGCTGGCGGCGCTGCACGGGTTGAAGCGGATTCGCGCCGTCACGGCGGCAGCCTGCGTTGGCCAGTCGGGTGCGGATGCCGACGGTGCGGACGTGGAAGCTGCCGCCAGCGGCGATGCATTCTGGGAGGCACAGGGCGGCGTGAGCGCCGGCGCAGGCTGTCATGCGCTGCCGTTGTCGCTGATTCCCGCGCCGTGCGCCGAAGGTCCGCGCAGCCGCCGCGAAAAGCAGCAGCGCAGCGAAGCCTTCCGGCGGGAAGCCGGTGACGCCTTCGCGGCCGCGTTGCGGCGATCGACCGGAGCGCAGCCTGCCGCCGCGGAAACCGCGGACCCGCGCGAAGGCGCGGCGACGCCGGCCCAGCGATTTCGCGGCGGCGAGAAACACCCGGCCGCTTCCGCCGGCCTGCTGGCTGCCGGTCCATGA
- a CDS encoding TonB-dependent receptor codes for MTSAKRMQRAFGVGLAWIAATGFAGVAVASGAPTLKAERTSFSIPSQPLADALMALGRQADVQILASSKAIAGRRSTGTSGRLKVEAALDHLLQGTGLDYEVIGSRTVVVHQREFSPATSYASPLRGTKPNVPIVSVLDTVRVSGLVLGDWGFLADSTRGATRTDAELADLPQSVSIVTRDLMDSRQAFEVADVVRHVAGVDYVDGFGGPPLFRIRGFTTGNGLTDGMPNGVARIEDLPPLIGIERVEVLKGPETILGESSVDNNFGGSVNIVMKRPQAEPVRQLTFSTGQGDGSRLGVDLAGPLDEQGRLTYRWVAAGNRAERTAQGYRGQRSAYFAPSIGWQDDTTRWLFGLEYVDNRVPVADHTVLLGQSLASASPFDRLLGNPDDHARFRTRRAFYMVEQALGDDWSLRSRGQYVSQRSSGQAWAFSDTQHFGLSEAQASSYRYSDAFYTLQNELAASFEQGPLVHDVLLGVDYARTHTGNGNQPSALVTGAAVNADLQADDFLPFASAKNTVVVQTRPLGGSWSSQLGLFAQDQVSIGESWHVLATVRHATYELTGAAMPALRQSRWIPRLGVVYQPSPDVSLYASSNTGFQADALLGEDGRPLPPSVSHQLELGSKVGLFDQRARLTLAWYRIRLDHSISQVAPESPHFAVPGPGQTNTGVEIEFDGQVLPGLDVSASYTGARIRNHDGSAPYGAPRHQWNTWASYRFQRPALQSWGVAGGVFGRSSTSGRTEDGGYFRMPSQLSAEANLSWYADPWTLTLGVKNLFGGTLYAINAESSFVPVRQGRLVLFNGTFHF; via the coding sequence ATGACGTCCGCGAAGCGGATGCAGCGTGCGTTCGGCGTTGGCCTGGCATGGATCGCTGCGACCGGTTTCGCCGGCGTTGCCGTCGCCTCGGGCGCACCGACACTGAAGGCCGAGCGCACCAGCTTCTCGATACCCTCGCAGCCGCTGGCCGATGCACTGATGGCGCTGGGACGCCAGGCCGACGTGCAGATACTCGCCTCCAGCAAGGCGATCGCGGGGCGGCGCAGCACCGGCACCTCCGGCAGGTTGAAGGTGGAAGCCGCGCTGGACCACCTGCTGCAGGGCACCGGCCTGGACTACGAGGTGATCGGCAGCCGCACGGTGGTGGTGCACCAGCGCGAGTTCAGCCCGGCGACTTCCTACGCAAGCCCGCTGCGCGGCACCAAGCCGAATGTGCCGATCGTCTCGGTGCTGGATACCGTGCGGGTCTCCGGCCTGGTGCTGGGCGACTGGGGATTCCTGGCCGACAGCACGCGGGGCGCCACCCGCACGGACGCGGAGCTGGCCGACCTGCCGCAGTCGGTGAGCATCGTGACGCGCGACCTGATGGATTCCCGCCAGGCGTTCGAGGTGGCCGACGTGGTGCGCCACGTGGCGGGCGTGGACTATGTGGATGGCTTCGGCGGCCCGCCGCTGTTCCGCATCCGCGGGTTCACCACCGGCAACGGCCTCACCGACGGCATGCCCAACGGCGTGGCGCGCATCGAGGATCTGCCGCCGCTGATCGGCATCGAGCGGGTCGAGGTGTTGAAGGGCCCGGAGACGATCCTCGGCGAGTCGTCGGTGGACAACAATTTCGGCGGCTCGGTGAACATCGTGATGAAGCGGCCGCAGGCCGAACCGGTACGCCAGCTGACGTTCTCCACCGGCCAGGGCGACGGCAGCCGCCTGGGCGTGGACCTGGCCGGTCCGCTCGACGAGCAGGGCCGGCTCACCTATCGCTGGGTTGCCGCCGGCAATCGCGCCGAGCGCACGGCGCAGGGTTATCGCGGCCAGCGCAGCGCCTACTTCGCGCCCTCCATCGGCTGGCAGGACGACACCACGCGGTGGCTGTTCGGCCTGGAATACGTCGACAACCGCGTGCCGGTTGCGGACCACACGGTGCTGCTCGGGCAGTCGCTGGCCAGCGCGTCGCCATTCGACCGCTTGCTGGGCAACCCCGACGACCACGCGCGATTCCGCACGCGGCGTGCGTTCTACATGGTCGAGCAGGCACTGGGCGACGACTGGAGCCTGCGCAGCCGTGGACAGTACGTGAGCCAGCGCAGCAGCGGCCAGGCCTGGGCGTTCTCCGACACCCAGCATTTCGGCCTGAGCGAGGCGCAGGCCAGCAGCTACCGCTATTCCGACGCGTTCTACACCTTGCAGAACGAACTGGCGGCAAGTTTCGAGCAGGGCCCGCTGGTGCACGACGTGCTGCTGGGCGTGGACTATGCCCGCACCCACACCGGCAACGGCAACCAGCCCAGCGCGCTGGTCACCGGCGCAGCGGTCAACGCCGACCTGCAGGCGGACGACTTCCTGCCGTTCGCGTCGGCGAAGAACACCGTCGTCGTCCAGACCCGTCCGCTGGGCGGATCGTGGTCGAGCCAGCTCGGGCTGTTCGCTCAGGACCAGGTGTCGATCGGCGAGTCATGGCATGTGCTGGCCACGGTGCGTCACGCCACCTACGAGCTGACGGGTGCGGCGATGCCCGCGCTGCGCCAGTCGAGATGGATACCGAGATTGGGCGTGGTCTATCAGCCGAGCCCCGATGTGTCGCTTTACGCGTCCAGCAACACCGGTTTCCAGGCCGATGCCCTGCTGGGCGAGGACGGTCGCCCGCTGCCGCCGTCGGTGTCGCACCAGCTCGAGCTGGGCAGCAAGGTCGGCCTGTTCGATCAGCGCGCCAGGCTGACGCTGGCCTGGTACCGCATCCGGCTGGACCACAGCATCAGCCAGGTAGCGCCGGAATCGCCGCATTTCGCCGTGCCGGGTCCGGGCCAGACCAACACCGGCGTGGAGATCGAATTCGACGGCCAGGTCCTGCCGGGGCTGGATGTCTCGGCCAGCTATACCGGCGCGCGCATCCGCAACCACGACGGCAGTGCCCCGTACGGCGCGCCGCGGCACCAGTGGAACACCTGGGCCAGCTACCGCTTCCAGCGCCCTGCCCTGCAATCCTGGGGCGTGGCCGGCGGCGTGTTCGGGCGCAGCAGCACCAGTGGACGCACCGAGGACGGCGGCTATTTCCGCATGCCGAGCCAGCTCAGCGCGGAGGCGAACCTGAGCTGGTATGCCGATCCCTGGACGCTGACGCTGGGCGTGAAGAATCTTTTCGGAGGCACCTTGTACGCGATCAACGCCGAGTCGTCCTTCGTGCCGGTGCGTCAGGGCCGGCTGGTCCTGTTCAACGGGACCTTCCACTTCTAG
- a CDS encoding FecR domain-containing protein, translated as MATNTGFDEETTRTAALWWTQLRDPEPSPDLLERWGAWMAADPSNAQTFAQLNALGELAADASPSQRQQLIDEFAPRATKRPYRPLAAAAAVVGMALLGGWWMLRGGPGHSPLPQQYASAVAEDRAIQLPDGTAIELGAASSLTTRYAQHRRDIDLRAGEAFFTVTHDRERPFVVTAGPLHIEDLGTAFNVRRTGQRVSVTVTEGRVRLSPANGAADDADLPSGRLDLVAGQRAEYDPVSGALSVSTIAPEHAATWRQHRLEFVDEPLSAVLADINRYSRQPVQLADPRLGELKFTGTVNTTNIGRWVDALPHVFPVQVSAFADHVVLSGTGKP; from the coding sequence ATGGCCACCAATACCGGATTCGACGAGGAAACCACGCGCACGGCGGCGCTGTGGTGGACCCAGTTGCGCGATCCCGAACCGTCCCCGGACCTGCTTGAGCGCTGGGGTGCATGGATGGCGGCTGATCCCAGCAACGCCCAGACCTTCGCCCAGCTCAACGCGCTGGGCGAACTGGCTGCCGACGCCTCACCCAGCCAGCGCCAGCAGCTGATCGACGAGTTCGCGCCGCGCGCCACGAAGCGGCCGTATCGTCCGCTGGCGGCCGCCGCGGCGGTGGTCGGCATGGCGCTGCTGGGCGGCTGGTGGATGCTGCGCGGCGGGCCGGGTCACTCCCCGCTGCCGCAGCAATACGCCAGCGCGGTGGCCGAGGATCGGGCCATCCAGTTGCCCGATGGCACCGCCATCGAACTCGGTGCGGCCTCCAGCCTGACCACCCGCTATGCGCAGCACCGGCGTGACATCGACCTGCGCGCCGGCGAGGCGTTCTTCACCGTCACGCATGACCGCGAGCGTCCGTTCGTGGTGACGGCTGGCCCCCTGCACATCGAGGATCTCGGCACCGCATTCAACGTGCGGCGTACCGGCCAGCGGGTCAGCGTGACGGTGACCGAAGGACGGGTGCGGCTGTCACCGGCGAACGGCGCCGCGGACGATGCGGACCTGCCCTCCGGCCGGCTGGACCTGGTGGCGGGCCAGCGCGCCGAGTACGACCCGGTCAGTGGCGCGCTCAGCGTCAGCACGATCGCGCCGGAACACGCGGCGACGTGGCGCCAGCACCGGCTGGAGTTCGTCGACGAACCGCTGTCGGCCGTGCTGGCCGACATCAATCGCTACAGCCGCCAGCCGGTGCAGCTGGCCGATCCGCGCCTGGGCGAGCTGAAGTTCACCGGCACCGTCAACACGACTAACATTGGCCGTTGGGTCGATGCCTTGCCGCACGTTTTTCCCGTGCAGGTGAGCGCGTTTGCCGATCACGTGGTGCTTTCGGGCACCGGAAAGCCCTGA
- a CDS encoding RNA polymerase sigma factor, whose translation MSTLMDGPHSFMEHLSRHDDLQFDPAPSHGEVVAALYREHHAALVALLQCRLNSRSDAQEIAQEVYVKLLTMKDLGHLETPRAFLFRMAINQSVDYLRKRVVRVNLSPPPASEDLHAAPLPEQHLWAGQQWKKVQAALRELPAKCSQAFVLHVLEGREFSAIATEMKLSERMVRYHVSRAMAHCRERCFAMETP comes from the coding sequence ATGAGTACCCTGATGGACGGTCCGCACAGTTTCATGGAACACCTCTCGCGCCACGACGACCTGCAGTTCGACCCTGCGCCCAGCCATGGCGAGGTGGTGGCGGCGCTGTATCGCGAGCATCACGCTGCGCTGGTGGCCCTGCTGCAGTGCCGGCTGAATTCGCGCAGCGACGCGCAGGAGATCGCGCAGGAGGTCTACGTGAAGTTGCTGACCATGAAGGACCTGGGCCACCTGGAAACGCCGCGGGCGTTCCTGTTCCGCATGGCGATCAACCAGTCGGTGGACTACCTGCGCAAGCGCGTGGTGCGCGTCAACCTGTCGCCCCCGCCCGCCAGCGAGGATCTGCACGCCGCGCCGCTGCCCGAGCAGCACCTGTGGGCCGGCCAGCAATGGAAGAAGGTGCAGGCCGCCCTGCGCGAGTTGCCGGCCAAGTGCAGCCAGGCGTTCGTGCTGCACGTGCTGGAAGGCCGCGAGTTTTCCGCGATCGCCACCGAGATGAAGCTCAGCGAACGGATGGTTCGCTACCACGTCAGCCGGGCCATGGCGCACTGCCGTGAACGCTGTTTTGCAATGGAGACGCCGTAA
- a CDS encoding adenine phosphoribosyltransferase, whose amino-acid sequence MHELAALIRAVPDFPRAGVVFRDVTPLLADAAGFVRCIDALAEPWLGRGVQAVCGIEARGFIFGAALAQKMGAGFVPLRKPGKLPPPVIAVDYQLEYGTDRLEVQRNAIRPGERVLLVDDVLATGGTLAAARALVAQLGAELVGASVVIELDALRGRERWPGGEPLHGLLHY is encoded by the coding sequence ATGCATGAACTCGCCGCGCTGATCCGCGCCGTGCCCGACTTTCCGCGCGCCGGTGTGGTGTTCCGCGACGTGACGCCGCTGCTGGCCGACGCCGCGGGCTTCGTCCGCTGCATCGATGCGCTGGCCGAACCGTGGCTGGGCCGTGGCGTGCAGGCGGTGTGCGGGATCGAGGCGCGCGGCTTCATCTTCGGCGCGGCGCTGGCGCAAAAAATGGGCGCGGGCTTCGTGCCCTTGCGCAAGCCCGGCAAGCTGCCGCCGCCGGTGATCGCGGTGGACTACCAGCTGGAGTACGGCACGGATCGGCTGGAAGTCCAGCGCAACGCGATCCGCCCGGGCGAGCGCGTGCTGCTGGTCGACGACGTGCTGGCCACCGGCGGCACGCTGGCTGCGGCGCGGGCGCTGGTCGCACAACTGGGCGCCGAGCTGGTCGGCGCCAGCGTGGTGATCGAACTGGACGCGCTGCGCGGGCGCGAGCGCTGGCCCGGTGGCGAGCCGCTGCACGGCCTGCTGCACTACTGA
- a CDS encoding DUF2007 domain-containing protein, translated as MHIVYRAENLFDAHLVKDALEAGGIPAFIAGEYLTGAVGQLPAMDYIAVMVPEAALADGQAIVAGVEMQLSEAREAMRDDELPGEPLPLPC; from the coding sequence ATGCACATCGTCTATCGCGCCGAGAACCTGTTCGATGCCCATCTGGTCAAGGATGCGCTGGAAGCCGGCGGCATCCCCGCGTTCATCGCCGGCGAGTACCTGACCGGCGCGGTGGGCCAGTTGCCGGCGATGGATTACATCGCGGTGATGGTGCCCGAGGCCGCGCTGGCCGACGGCCAGGCCATCGTGGCCGGGGTCGAGATGCAGCTGAGCGAAGCGCGCGAAGCGATGCGCGACGACGAACTGCCCGGCGAGCCGCTGCCCCTGCCGTGCTGA
- the oxyR gene encoding DNA-binding transcriptional regulator OxyR codes for MNLRDLQYLVALAEHRHFGRAANACFVSQPTLSTQIRKLEDELGVPLVERTPRKVLLTEVGRDIAMRARNVLNEIEQIRGVARRTLDPESGTVRLGIFPTLGPYLLPHVLPLVRKAFPRLELLLVEEKTETVLRLLHEGKLDAGILALPLHEDSLHQEFLFEEPFLLAVSEAHPLAHKQGQLKLADLTHQNLLLLEDGHCLRDQALEVCHMAGAGEHSGFRATSLETLRQMVAANVGITLLPVTAVKPPVAPLDNLHLIEFRGTPPSRRIAMVWRKSSAMDAFLKRLADVLRELPADLLDAHTAATPPAARVSAG; via the coding sequence ATGAATCTGCGCGACCTTCAATACCTGGTGGCCCTGGCCGAGCACCGTCATTTCGGGCGTGCCGCGAATGCCTGTTTCGTCAGCCAGCCCACCCTGTCCACCCAGATCAGGAAACTGGAGGACGAGCTGGGCGTGCCGCTGGTCGAGCGCACGCCGCGCAAGGTGTTGCTGACCGAGGTCGGCCGCGACATCGCGATGCGCGCGCGCAACGTGCTCAACGAGATCGAGCAGATCCGCGGCGTGGCCCGGCGCACGCTGGACCCGGAATCCGGCACGGTGCGGCTGGGCATCTTCCCCACGCTGGGGCCGTACCTGCTGCCGCATGTGCTGCCGCTGGTGCGCAAGGCCTTCCCGCGACTGGAACTGCTGCTGGTCGAGGAGAAGACCGAGACCGTGCTGCGCCTGCTGCACGAGGGCAAGCTCGACGCCGGCATCCTCGCCCTGCCGCTGCACGAGGACAGCCTGCACCAGGAATTCCTGTTCGAGGAACCGTTCCTGCTGGCGGTGTCCGAAGCGCATCCGCTGGCGCACAAGCAGGGCCAGCTGAAGCTGGCCGACCTCACCCACCAGAACCTGCTGCTGCTGGAGGACGGCCACTGCCTGCGCGACCAGGCGCTGGAGGTCTGCCACATGGCCGGCGCGGGTGAACATTCCGGCTTCCGCGCCACCAGCCTGGAAACCCTGCGCCAGATGGTGGCGGCCAACGTGGGCATCACCCTGCTGCCGGTGACCGCGGTGAAGCCGCCGGTGGCGCCGCTGGATAACCTGCACCTGATCGAGTTCCGGGGAACGCCGCCGAGCCGGCGCATCGCGATGGTCTGGCGCAAGAGCTCGGCGATGGACGCCTTCCTGAAGCGTCTCGCCGACGTGCTGCGCGAGCTGCCCGCCGACCTGCTGGACGCGCACACCGCGGCGACGCCGCCGGCGGCCAGGGTCTCCGCCGGCTGA
- a CDS encoding M1 family metallopeptidase encodes MRRLVRPLLLTALATCCGAAFAATADQAPQGRLPGWAVPQSYQLAFKVDPAQQDFSGTTTIKVKLNQASDHLWLDGAELKVSKVTITDAAGKTHAGKYVNVDPKAGVVRVDFGSTLKPQDLTVKFEYSAPLNQQLQGLYKVTAKGQPYAMTQMEPISARFAFPGFDEPGFKTPFDISITVPDHENVVANTKQVKEQPAGKGWKTVTFAQTQPLPTYLVAFAVGPWDIVDGPDISPDAYRSEPLKLRGIAAKGEGHRMEHVLGETPSIIHALENYYGFGYPFGKLDLLAAPDFEAGAMENPGLVTFRDWLLLLDKDSPARNVQGSFNVNAHELAHQWTGDTVTTAWWNDIWLNEAFATWMQQKVTMQVHPEYRADLDRVRGAQGAMSNDSLVSARSIRQPISGNGDIMTAFDGITYQKGASVIAMFENYVGEKTYQKGMRAYIQSQKFGNATADDLVSAIATAADKGDAFKHAFKSFLDQSGVPYVATKLEQKDGKTVLQLNQSRYLPLGSSGDAKRIWGVPVCVRYGTVDGSKVACDMLDQATGSMELPGASKSTWVMPNANASGYYRFSLDKDGLDRLIKQVGTLSDAEQLAYADAINASFRRGDLDAGQVLAAMQPLTGSKIREVATVPLGTASGLYHRIATTDAQRARLAAWAKAAYLPRLEQLGYQRKAGEPEDDSLMRSSLASSLAFDFKLPEVRAALLKQGDAALKPTADGHLNLAAADPDLLGDALGVAVQEHGKSAVDALIAELPKTSDPALRNGILGGLASVEDPALAEQVRNFALTKPVKVGEMAMLLRGGRDTQAQRDAMWNWFTAHYQQILDRTGSFSGGRLPSLAAGGGCSTAEYDRLQAFFKTREKDAAGIGRGLAQTGESIQLCSALTAKQDPASILR; translated from the coding sequence ATGCGCCGTCTCGTCCGCCCGCTCCTGCTTACCGCGCTCGCCACTTGTTGTGGCGCCGCGTTTGCCGCCACCGCCGACCAGGCGCCGCAGGGTCGCCTGCCGGGCTGGGCGGTGCCGCAGTCGTACCAGCTGGCGTTCAAGGTCGATCCGGCGCAGCAGGACTTTTCCGGCACCACCACGATCAAGGTCAAGCTGAACCAGGCCTCCGACCACCTGTGGCTGGATGGCGCCGAACTGAAGGTGTCGAAGGTGACGATCACCGACGCCGCCGGCAAGACGCACGCGGGCAAGTACGTCAACGTCGACCCGAAGGCGGGCGTGGTGCGGGTGGATTTCGGCAGCACGCTGAAGCCGCAGGACCTCACCGTGAAGTTCGAGTACAGCGCGCCGCTCAACCAGCAACTGCAGGGCCTGTACAAGGTCACCGCCAAGGGCCAGCCGTATGCGATGACGCAGATGGAGCCGATCAGCGCGCGTTTCGCCTTCCCCGGTTTCGATGAACCCGGCTTCAAGACCCCGTTCGACATCAGCATCACCGTGCCTGACCACGAGAACGTGGTGGCCAATACCAAGCAGGTGAAGGAGCAGCCGGCCGGCAAGGGCTGGAAGACCGTGACCTTCGCCCAGACCCAGCCGCTGCCGACCTACCTGGTCGCGTTCGCGGTCGGCCCGTGGGACATCGTGGACGGCCCGGACATCTCGCCCGACGCCTACCGCAGCGAACCGCTGAAGCTGCGCGGCATCGCCGCCAAGGGTGAAGGCCATCGCATGGAACACGTGCTGGGCGAAACGCCGAGCATCATCCATGCGCTGGAGAACTACTACGGCTTCGGCTATCCGTTCGGCAAGCTCGACCTGCTGGCGGCGCCGGATTTCGAAGCCGGCGCGATGGAGAACCCGGGCCTGGTGACGTTCCGCGACTGGCTGCTGCTGCTGGACAAGGATTCCCCGGCCCGCAACGTGCAGGGCTCGTTCAACGTCAACGCGCATGAGCTGGCGCACCAGTGGACCGGCGACACGGTGACCACCGCGTGGTGGAACGACATCTGGCTCAACGAGGCGTTCGCGACCTGGATGCAGCAGAAAGTCACCATGCAGGTGCATCCGGAATACCGCGCCGACCTCGACCGCGTGCGCGGCGCGCAGGGCGCGATGAGCAACGACAGCCTGGTCAGCGCGCGCAGCATCCGTCAGCCGATCTCCGGCAACGGCGACATCATGACCGCGTTCGACGGCATCACCTACCAGAAGGGTGCCAGCGTCATCGCCATGTTCGAGAACTACGTGGGCGAGAAGACCTACCAGAAGGGCATGCGGGCGTACATCCAGAGCCAGAAATTCGGCAACGCCACCGCCGACGACCTGGTCTCGGCGATCGCCACCGCGGCCGACAAGGGCGACGCGTTCAAGCATGCGTTCAAGAGCTTCCTCGACCAGTCCGGCGTGCCCTACGTGGCCACCAAGCTGGAACAGAAGGATGGCAAGACCGTGCTGCAGCTGAACCAGAGCCGCTACCTGCCGCTGGGCAGCAGCGGCGACGCCAAGCGCATCTGGGGCGTGCCGGTGTGCGTGCGCTACGGCACCGTCGATGGCAGCAAGGTCGCCTGCGACATGCTCGACCAGGCCACCGGCTCGATGGAGCTGCCCGGCGCCAGCAAGTCGACCTGGGTGATGCCGAACGCGAACGCCAGCGGCTACTACCGCTTCAGCCTCGACAAGGACGGGCTCGACCGCCTGATCAAGCAGGTCGGCACGCTCAGTGACGCCGAGCAGCTGGCCTACGCCGATGCGATCAACGCCAGCTTCCGCCGTGGCGATCTGGATGCCGGCCAGGTGCTGGCGGCCATGCAGCCGCTGACCGGCTCGAAGATCCGCGAAGTGGCCACCGTGCCACTGGGCACGGCCAGCGGTCTCTACCATCGCATCGCCACCACCGATGCCCAGCGCGCCCGTCTGGCCGCATGGGCAAAGGCCGCCTACCTGCCGCGACTGGAGCAGCTCGGCTATCAGCGCAAGGCGGGCGAGCCGGAAGACGATTCGCTGATGCGCAGCAGCCTGGCCAGTTCGCTGGCGTTCGATTTCAAGTTGCCCGAAGTGCGTGCGGCCCTGCTCAAGCAGGGTGATGCGGCGTTGAAGCCGACGGCGGATGGCCACCTGAACCTGGCCGCGGCCGATCCCGACCTGCTCGGCGATGCGCTGGGCGTGGCGGTGCAGGAACACGGCAAGAGCGCGGTTGATGCGCTGATCGCCGAGTTGCCGAAGACCAGCGACCCGGCCTTGCGCAACGGCATTCTCGGTGGCCTGGCCAGCGTGGAAGATCCGGCACTGGCCGAGCAGGTGCGCAACTTCGCGCTGACCAAGCCGGTCAAGGTCGGCGAGATGGCCATGCTGCTGCGCGGTGGCCGCGATACGCAGGCCCAGCGTGACGCGATGTGGAACTGGTTCACCGCTCACTACCAGCAGATCCTCGATCGCACCGGCAGCTTCTCCGGCGGTCGCCTGCCGTCGCTGGCCGCCGGTGGTGGCTGCTCCACCGCCGAGTACGATCGCCTGCAGGCGTTCTTCAAGACCCGCGAGAAGGACGCTGCCGGCATCGGTCGTGGCCTGGCCCAGACCGGCGAATCGATCCAGCTGTGCAGTGCGCTGACGGCGAAGCAGGACCCGGCCAGCATCCTGCGCTAA